A genomic stretch from Aedes albopictus strain Foshan chromosome 2, AalbF5, whole genome shotgun sequence includes:
- the LOC109421012 gene encoding uncharacterized protein LOC109421012, with the protein MDGHRNLRWIIVLVLLFTPLILIIIRMTRETTVLMLGYCIISFMAYLLVAFKMTVVRLTFPKAQILIDYFNAHVFHRDDPVSYRLRRKTYFITWKIFFSVGAFNVCYVVAFMALTNPTSSYVGIGESEVSWYHMALIQAAAVFSLLHHGIYATSILVVSFLMHWFQTELEILAKAFAKIFHDKPPIALRKSEKRRTVYVNKEEILWTGIERRLIYCISRHGEVMELVGVLRQIVEPIFLGLGFYIVTTISTLIFVMIKDHAFNYLGLIHVVVTIIEFYYYAHLVDDLDEKNNLIAIALYQQDWHGQMKYKLTLEKHYRSVKTMMMIVIMHSQKPFRFTCGGLYKMSVPVFTTMIETLYFAVTFMMRTIKIQR; encoded by the exons ATGGACGGCCACCGCAACCTCCGCTGGATCATCGTTCTCGTTCTCCTTTTCACGCCGCTGATTCTCATCATCATCCGAATGACCCGCGAAACCACCGTGCTCATGCTCGGCTACTGCATCATCTCCTTCATGGCCTACCTGCTGGTGGCGTTCAAGATGACCGTGGTGCGACTTACCTTCCCGAAGGCACAAATCCTCATCGACTACTTCAACGCCCATGTCTTTCACCGGGATGACCCCGTTTCCTATCGGCTCCGTCGCAAGACCTACTTCATCACGTGGAAGATTTTCTTCTCGGTCGGCGCCTTCAACGTGTGCTACGTGGTGGCCTTCATGGCTCTCACCAACCCGACCAGTTCGTACGTGGGCATCGGCGAGTCCGAGGTCAGCTGGTATCACATGGCACTGATCCAAGCGGCTGCAGTGTTTTCGCTGCTGCACCACGGGATTTATGCAACGTCCATACTGGTGGTTTCCTTTCTGATGCACTGGTTCCAGACGGAGTTGGAAATTTTGGCAAAAGCTTTCGCGAAAATTTTTCATGACAAGCCACCGATTGCGTTGCGCAAAAGCGAGAAACGCCGAACGGTTTACGTGAACAAGGAGGAAATTTTGTGGACAGGGATCGAGCGGCGATTGATTTATTGCATTAGCCGGCATGGGGAGGTTATGGA ATTAGTTGGAGTTTTGCGACAGATTGTGGAGCCCATTTTTCTGGGACTCGGATTCTACATTGTAACAACGATTTCAACTCTCATATTCGTTATGATCAAGGACCATGCTTTCAACTATTTGGGTCTAATCCACGTGGTTGTGACCATCATTGAGTTCTACTACTATGCCCATCTGGTGGATGATTTGGACGAAAAG AACAACCTCATCGCCATCGCCCTCTACCAGCAGGACTGGCACGGTCAGATGAAGTACAAACTCACGCTGGAGAAGCACTACCGCAGTGTCAAGACCATGATGATGATTGTGATAATGCATTCGCAGAAGCCATTCCGTTTCACCTGCGGAGGACTGTACAAGATGTCCGTGCCCGTATTTACCACCATGATAGAAACACTCTACTTTGCGGTCACATTTATGATGAGAACGATTAAAATTCAGCGCTAA